A region from the Rhodamnia argentea isolate NSW1041297 chromosome 7, ASM2092103v1, whole genome shotgun sequence genome encodes:
- the LOC115737846 gene encoding transcription factor MYB54-like isoform X2 — translation MSAQHLKGSAGGLSLSCESSHLSRQGPENPDVGLQILTTSWERAEKLVTIQKPNARNGCILGLETKGSVLFFSGGAEEQKTQALCVKSRGHTKLCTRGHWRPAEDVKLKDLVGRFGPQNWNLIAEHLQGRSGKSCRLRWFNQLDPRINRRAFSEEEEDRLLAAHKVYGNKWAMIARLFPGRTDNAVKNHWHVITARRQREQSNVYRKRKPPSHLHHRQVLPKGLDPSSSTTLSSNVDESDSACTDLSLTPSSAMSSHALFSGSSGKKTAVVDNVNSHESFLTRNGFHFPGSVINLRGLDRHHNSGNSSDSNSEVSAPESVKMSTPGFIDFLGVGTT, via the exons ATGAGCGCTCAACACTTGAAAGGCAGTGCGGGTGGCCTTTCCCTCTCTTGCGAATCGAGCCATTTGAGTCGCCAGGGGCCTGAAAATCCAGACGTGGGTCTTCAGATTCTGACCACCTCGTGGGAGAGAGCTGAAAAACTTGTGACAATCCAAAAGCCGAACGCGAGAAATGGCTGCATTTTAGGACTCGAGACAAAAGGTTCGGTCTTGTTTTTTTCAGGTGGAGCAGAGGAACAGAAGACGCAGGCCCTTTGTGTCAAAAGTAGAGGACACACCAAGCTTTGCACAAGAGGGCACTGGAGACCAGCTGAAGATGTCAAGCTCAAAGATCTTGTTGGAAGATTCGGACCTCAAAATTGGAACTTGATCGCAGAACACCTTCAAGGAAGATCAG GAAAAAGTTGCAGGCTCAGGTGGTTCAATCAGCTGGATCCGCGAATCAACAGAAGAGCTTTCagcgaggaagaagaggatAGGCTCTTGGCCGCTCACAAGGTGTACGGGAACAAATGGGCCATGATTGCCCGGTTATTTCCCGGACGGACCGATAATGCGGTCAAGAATCACTGGCATGTGATCACGGCCAGGAGGCAGCGAGAGCAGTCCAATGTGTACAGGAAGAGAAAGCCACCTTCGCATCTCCATCATCGTCAAGTCTTGCCCAAGGGGCTCGATCCTTCTTCTTCGACGACCCTCTCGAGCAATGTGGATGAATCTGACTCCGCCTGCACTGATCTCTCCCTCACTCCCTCTTCGGCTATGTCATCTCATGCTTTATTCTCCG GTTCATCTGGCAAGAAGACAGCGGTGGTGGATAATGTGAACTCTCACGAGTCCTTTTTAACTCGAAATGGCTTCCATTTTCCTGGATCAGTGATCAACCTAAGGGGTCTGGACCGTCATCACAACTCTGGCAACTCATCAGATTCAAACTCTGAAGTCTCAGCCCCTGAATCAGT CAAGATGAGCACCCCAGGCTTCATTGATTTTTTGGGAGTGGGAACTACTTGA
- the LOC115737846 gene encoding myb-like protein AA isoform X1, producing MSAQHLKGSAGGLSLSCESSHLSRQGPENPDVGLQILTTSWERAEKLVTIQKPNARNGCILGLETKGSVLFFSGGAEEQKTQALCVKSRGHTKLCTRGHWRPAEDVKLKDLVGRFGPQNWNLIAEHLQGRSGKSCRLRWFNQLDPRINRRAFSEEEEDRLLAAHKVYGNKWAMIARLFPGRTDNAVKNHWHVITARRQREQSNVYRKRKPPSHLHHRQVLPKGLDPSSSTTLSSNVDESDSACTDLSLTPSSAMSSHALFSGSSGKKTAVVDNVNSHESFLTRNGFHFPGSVINLRGLDRHHNSGNSSDSNSEVSAPESVAAPAATPIANSNKMSTPGFIDFLGVGTT from the exons ATGAGCGCTCAACACTTGAAAGGCAGTGCGGGTGGCCTTTCCCTCTCTTGCGAATCGAGCCATTTGAGTCGCCAGGGGCCTGAAAATCCAGACGTGGGTCTTCAGATTCTGACCACCTCGTGGGAGAGAGCTGAAAAACTTGTGACAATCCAAAAGCCGAACGCGAGAAATGGCTGCATTTTAGGACTCGAGACAAAAGGTTCGGTCTTGTTTTTTTCAGGTGGAGCAGAGGAACAGAAGACGCAGGCCCTTTGTGTCAAAAGTAGAGGACACACCAAGCTTTGCACAAGAGGGCACTGGAGACCAGCTGAAGATGTCAAGCTCAAAGATCTTGTTGGAAGATTCGGACCTCAAAATTGGAACTTGATCGCAGAACACCTTCAAGGAAGATCAG GAAAAAGTTGCAGGCTCAGGTGGTTCAATCAGCTGGATCCGCGAATCAACAGAAGAGCTTTCagcgaggaagaagaggatAGGCTCTTGGCCGCTCACAAGGTGTACGGGAACAAATGGGCCATGATTGCCCGGTTATTTCCCGGACGGACCGATAATGCGGTCAAGAATCACTGGCATGTGATCACGGCCAGGAGGCAGCGAGAGCAGTCCAATGTGTACAGGAAGAGAAAGCCACCTTCGCATCTCCATCATCGTCAAGTCTTGCCCAAGGGGCTCGATCCTTCTTCTTCGACGACCCTCTCGAGCAATGTGGATGAATCTGACTCCGCCTGCACTGATCTCTCCCTCACTCCCTCTTCGGCTATGTCATCTCATGCTTTATTCTCCG GTTCATCTGGCAAGAAGACAGCGGTGGTGGATAATGTGAACTCTCACGAGTCCTTTTTAACTCGAAATGGCTTCCATTTTCCTGGATCAGTGATCAACCTAAGGGGTCTGGACCGTCATCACAACTCTGGCAACTCATCAGATTCAAACTCTGAAGTCTCAGCCCCTGAATCAGTTGCCGCTCCCGCCGCCACCCCCATCGCCAATAGCAACAAGATGAGCACCCCAGGCTTCATTGATTTTTTGGGAGTGGGAACTACTTGA
- the LOC115737844 gene encoding cyclic dof factor 3-like isoform X1, which produces MVLALRVRERVSAEKMSGGGFGSANRDPGIKLFGRNIPAPECRVPAGSAGGSRAVSASGVTHACSDIAKPETVKHGHPHNSAVGGDNATVMRNLQNGHAETKYADQEKVFKKPDKILPCPRCNSLETKFCYFNNYNVNQPRHFCRNCQRYWTAGGTMRNVPIGAGRRKNKHLASQYCQATQSSSSTLNTRLDIPETAVNHQFMAPKDITSRTLGPSVGNGRVLKFGPEASLSESVETVLSLKDPKICIETGSINCVQTREEASPSASSMTGYSIYDSSKSTAENEEIGILGSCRKQNSLDPMHFYPVPACFIPLNTGWEHLASFRTTHYSPEQVAGVATPNSIRLSPTPMLAVPGICPPSIPLQIVPMASYFGCMPLHTSGLSTTPSSGMNHGPSSSSPSSPMVNACCSASVSPALGKHSRDANLVDFERSDTCVLVPKTLRIDNPSEASKIPIWTTLGIGPGKAKAENDLKDSDAAHIMEVNPAAFSRSQTFQEST; this is translated from the exons ATGGTTTTGGCATTGAGGGTGCGCGAGAGAGTTTCTGCGGAGAAGATGAGCGGCGGAGGCTTCGGGTCTGCGAATAGAGACCCGGGCATCAAGCTCTTCGGGAGGAATATTCCGGCGCCGGAGTGTCGGGTTCCGGCGGGTTCTGCTGGCGGCTCTCGGGCTGTGTCGGCCTCTGGAGTGACG CATGCCTGTAGTGATATTGCAAAACCAGAAACTGTCAAACATGGACATCCTCATAATTCAGCTGTTGGTGGAGATAATGCCACAGTAATGCGGAATCTTCAAAATGGTCATGCAGAGACTAAGTATGCTGACCAAGAAAAGGTTTTCAAGAAGCCTGACAAGATCCTTCCATGTCCGAGATGCAACAGTCTTGAGACAAAGTTCTGTTATTTCAACAACTACAATGTAAATCAACCTCGACACTTCTGCAGGAACTGCCAGAGATATTGGACAGCTGGGGGAACGATGCGAAATGTGCCAATCGGCGCTGGACGGCGGAAGAACAAGCACCTGGCCTCTCAATATTGTCAAGCAACTCAATCTTCCAGTAGCACACTAAACACTAGATTAGACATTCCAGAGACAGCAGTGAATCATCAGTTTATGGCACCGAAAGACATTACTTCAAGAACCCTCGGGCCTTCAGTGGGAAACGGGAGAGTATTGAAGTTTGGTCCTGAGGCATCTTTATCCGAATCTGTGGAGACTGTTCTTAGTCTCAAAGACCCAAAAATATGCATTGAGACAGGTTCTATCAATTGTGTCCAAACTAGAGAAGAAGCTTCCCCGTCTGCTTCTTCCATGACAGGTTACAGTATTTATGATTCGAGCAAAAGCACTgctgaaaatgaagaaataggGATATTGGGATCTTGTCGCAAGCAGAATTCCCTCGATCCTATGCACTTTTACCCTGTTCCTGCATGTTTTATCCCCTTGAACACAGGTTGGGAACATCTAGCTTCTTTTAGGACAACTCACTACTCTCCAGAGCAAGTTGCAGGAGTTGCGACCCCTAATTCCATTCGTTTGAGCCCCACACCCATGTTAGCGGTTCCTGGTATTTGCCCTCCCAGCATTCCCTTACAAATTGTACCTATGGCGTCGTATTTTGGTTGCATGCCTCTACACACCTCCGGTCTGAGCACCACACCATCGAGTGGAATGAACCATGGCccatcatcttcatctccatcttccCCAATGGTTAATGCATGTTGCTCTGCAAGTGTCTCGCCGGCCCTCGGCAAGCACTCAAGAGATGCGAATCTTGTAGATTTTGAAAGGTCAGATACGTGCGTCTTGGTTCCAAAGACACTGAGGATCGATAACCCAAGCGAAGCCTCGAAGATTCCTATATGGACGACGCTGGGTATCGGGCCAGGTAAGGCTAAAGCGGAAAATGACCTCAAGGATTCCGATGCCGCACACATAATGGAGGTTAACCCGGCggcattttctcggtctcaaacatTTCAAGAGAGCACTTAA
- the LOC115737844 gene encoding cyclic dof factor 3-like isoform X2, which yields MRNLQNGHAETKYADQEKVFKKPDKILPCPRCNSLETKFCYFNNYNVNQPRHFCRNCQRYWTAGGTMRNVPIGAGRRKNKHLASQYCQATQSSSSTLNTRLDIPETAVNHQFMAPKDITSRTLGPSVGNGRVLKFGPEASLSESVETVLSLKDPKICIETGSINCVQTREEASPSASSMTGYSIYDSSKSTAENEEIGILGSCRKQNSLDPMHFYPVPACFIPLNTGWEHLASFRTTHYSPEQVAGVATPNSIRLSPTPMLAVPGICPPSIPLQIVPMASYFGCMPLHTSGLSTTPSSGMNHGPSSSSPSSPMVNACCSASVSPALGKHSRDANLVDFERSDTCVLVPKTLRIDNPSEASKIPIWTTLGIGPGKAKAENDLKDSDAAHIMEVNPAAFSRSQTFQEST from the coding sequence ATGCGGAATCTTCAAAATGGTCATGCAGAGACTAAGTATGCTGACCAAGAAAAGGTTTTCAAGAAGCCTGACAAGATCCTTCCATGTCCGAGATGCAACAGTCTTGAGACAAAGTTCTGTTATTTCAACAACTACAATGTAAATCAACCTCGACACTTCTGCAGGAACTGCCAGAGATATTGGACAGCTGGGGGAACGATGCGAAATGTGCCAATCGGCGCTGGACGGCGGAAGAACAAGCACCTGGCCTCTCAATATTGTCAAGCAACTCAATCTTCCAGTAGCACACTAAACACTAGATTAGACATTCCAGAGACAGCAGTGAATCATCAGTTTATGGCACCGAAAGACATTACTTCAAGAACCCTCGGGCCTTCAGTGGGAAACGGGAGAGTATTGAAGTTTGGTCCTGAGGCATCTTTATCCGAATCTGTGGAGACTGTTCTTAGTCTCAAAGACCCAAAAATATGCATTGAGACAGGTTCTATCAATTGTGTCCAAACTAGAGAAGAAGCTTCCCCGTCTGCTTCTTCCATGACAGGTTACAGTATTTATGATTCGAGCAAAAGCACTgctgaaaatgaagaaataggGATATTGGGATCTTGTCGCAAGCAGAATTCCCTCGATCCTATGCACTTTTACCCTGTTCCTGCATGTTTTATCCCCTTGAACACAGGTTGGGAACATCTAGCTTCTTTTAGGACAACTCACTACTCTCCAGAGCAAGTTGCAGGAGTTGCGACCCCTAATTCCATTCGTTTGAGCCCCACACCCATGTTAGCGGTTCCTGGTATTTGCCCTCCCAGCATTCCCTTACAAATTGTACCTATGGCGTCGTATTTTGGTTGCATGCCTCTACACACCTCCGGTCTGAGCACCACACCATCGAGTGGAATGAACCATGGCccatcatcttcatctccatcttccCCAATGGTTAATGCATGTTGCTCTGCAAGTGTCTCGCCGGCCCTCGGCAAGCACTCAAGAGATGCGAATCTTGTAGATTTTGAAAGGTCAGATACGTGCGTCTTGGTTCCAAAGACACTGAGGATCGATAACCCAAGCGAAGCCTCGAAGATTCCTATATGGACGACGCTGGGTATCGGGCCAGGTAAGGCTAAAGCGGAAAATGACCTCAAGGATTCCGATGCCGCACACATAATGGAGGTTAACCCGGCggcattttctcggtctcaaacatTTCAAGAGAGCACTTAA